The Opitutales bacterium ASA1 genome window below encodes:
- a CDS encoding VWA domain-containing protein yields the protein MGDFAFQDPQWFSALLVLPLVAWLRHRRRLPVLVVPFAAGWTGTERRTRLPWPAICAYGGALLAVIALARPQRLETTRETKQQGYDIVLAIDLSRSMLAEDFTRGGARINRLQAVKPVLEAFISRRSADRIGIVVFSGRAYTFAPLTFDHDWLRRQTARLQIGLLEDGTAIGDGLGVALARLEQGRRDATTEREGAFVVFLTDGANNAGALDPRAAATVAAERGVTVYTIGAGREGVVPMPVEDAQGRRIATRQMMSDLDEPLLRDIAARTGGTYFRVADSGTIERAFAAIDQARKVEFEARTLVATEELFARFAIAAAALLALATFGATLQSKREVLA from the coding sequence GTGGGCGACTTCGCATTTCAGGATCCGCAGTGGTTCTCGGCCCTCTTGGTCCTCCCGTTGGTCGCATGGCTCCGCCACCGCAGACGTTTGCCGGTACTGGTCGTGCCCTTCGCCGCGGGCTGGACCGGCACCGAACGTCGCACGCGCCTGCCTTGGCCCGCGATCTGCGCTTACGGCGGAGCGTTGCTCGCGGTGATCGCGCTCGCCCGTCCCCAGCGTCTCGAGACGACGCGCGAAACCAAGCAGCAGGGTTACGACATCGTGTTGGCGATCGACCTCTCGCGCAGCATGCTCGCCGAAGATTTCACGCGCGGGGGGGCTCGCATCAATCGCCTTCAAGCGGTGAAGCCCGTCCTCGAAGCGTTCATCAGTCGACGCTCGGCCGACCGCATCGGAATCGTGGTTTTCTCGGGACGCGCCTACACCTTCGCCCCCCTGACCTTCGATCACGACTGGCTCCGTCGTCAGACCGCGCGCTTGCAGATCGGTCTCCTCGAGGACGGCACCGCCATCGGCGACGGGCTCGGCGTCGCGCTCGCGCGGCTCGAGCAAGGACGACGCGACGCCACCACGGAACGTGAAGGCGCGTTCGTCGTGTTTCTCACCGACGGGGCGAACAACGCCGGGGCACTCGACCCGCGCGCGGCCGCGACCGTCGCCGCCGAACGCGGCGTGACCGTCTACACGATCGGCGCGGGGCGCGAAGGCGTGGTCCCCATGCCCGTCGAGGACGCGCAAGGCCGTCGAATCGCCACGCGGCAAATGATGTCCGACCTCGACGAGCCGCTCCTTCGCGATATCGCGGCTCGCACCGGAGGCACCTACTTCCGAGTCGCCGACTCCGGCACGATCGAACGAGCGTTCGCCGCCATCGACCAAGCGCGCAAAGTCGAGTTCGAAGCACGAACCCTCGTCGCGACGGAAGAGCTGTTTGCACGGTTCGCCATCGCCGCCGCGGCGCTGCTCGCGCTGGCGACCTTCGGGGCCACGCTTCAATCCAAAAGAGAGGTGCTCGCGTGA
- a CDS encoding DUF58 domain-containing protein, producing the protein MLRRLEWRVRHAVETVLTGQYRSAFRGRGMEFDQVVKYEFGDDVRDIDWNVTARLGEPYRKKFVEEREISILLLFEDTPALQFGSAGRTRRETLLELAALLMLMGAVNRDRVGLLYASPAGFWFRRPLPGRQTILHSASELLGQPAPALDGGGASSLPWKFILQAVPRHSVIVWLGAFTPGREPEGWSACTRRYQLLGFRADDPWDRELPPSVLLPAYDPTVGRIVHIDTGSSRQRRAHAEWTTARDAYFTRLFPKSSDRLAVRTDQSVFDEMVAFFHRRAPAGGSRKT; encoded by the coding sequence ATGCTTCGCCGGCTCGAATGGCGCGTGCGACATGCGGTCGAGACCGTCCTCACCGGTCAGTATCGTTCGGCCTTCCGCGGGCGCGGCATGGAGTTCGACCAAGTGGTGAAATACGAGTTCGGCGACGACGTCCGCGACATCGATTGGAACGTCACCGCACGCCTCGGCGAACCGTACCGCAAGAAGTTCGTGGAGGAGCGAGAGATCAGCATCTTGCTCCTCTTCGAGGACACGCCCGCCCTGCAATTCGGCTCGGCCGGACGCACACGTCGCGAAACGCTGCTCGAACTGGCCGCGTTGCTCATGCTCATGGGAGCGGTCAACCGCGACCGCGTCGGGCTGCTCTACGCCTCGCCCGCGGGCTTCTGGTTTCGCCGCCCTCTTCCCGGGAGGCAGACGATCCTCCATTCCGCCTCCGAGCTTCTGGGTCAACCCGCTCCCGCGCTGGATGGCGGAGGCGCTTCATCCCTCCCGTGGAAGTTCATTCTCCAAGCAGTACCTCGGCACAGCGTGATCGTCTGGTTGGGTGCATTCACCCCGGGCCGGGAACCGGAAGGCTGGTCTGCTTGCACACGCCGATACCAATTGCTCGGCTTTCGCGCGGACGATCCGTGGGATCGCGAGCTGCCTCCGTCGGTTCTCCTCCCCGCGTACGATCCTACCGTCGGACGCATCGTCCACATCGATACCGGATCGAGCCGACAACGGCGCGCACACGCGGAATGGACGACCGCGCGAGACGCCTACTTCACTCGTCTCTTTCCCAAGTCTTCGGACAGACTCGCGGTCCGCACCGACCAATCCGTGTTCGACGAGATGGTCGCATTCTTCCACCGCCGGGCACCAGCCGGTGGCTCGCGCAAAACCTGA
- a CDS encoding AAA family ATPase, whose protein sequence is MHAAHPWTAKVSAEIEKAVLGQSTVVERLLVALLANGHVLLEGMPGLAKTLLIKSLGTALGLQFERVQFTPDLLPSDVVGTMVFQPKDGHFSPHLGPIFANLVLADEINRAPAKVQSALLEAMQERQVTIGGTSHKLPHPFFVMATQNPVEQEGTYPLPEAQRDRFMFKLLVDYPAETDELEMMRRWGRVTTQPELRSVSDAAELLAIRAEVDTIHVSDAVQGYILALVRATRTIAANGATSDGSAPSYLSYGASPRASIALYQAGKALAWLRGKDHVTPGIIQEVFLDVMRHRIGLTYEAEAESITADRLLAELLERIAVPAARVAV, encoded by the coding sequence ATGCACGCCGCACACCCTTGGACAGCGAAGGTAAGCGCAGAGATCGAAAAAGCCGTCCTCGGACAATCCACCGTCGTCGAACGCCTGCTCGTGGCCCTTCTCGCGAACGGTCACGTGCTCCTCGAAGGAATGCCGGGCCTTGCGAAGACGCTCTTGATCAAGAGCCTCGGCACGGCGCTGGGGCTCCAGTTCGAACGTGTGCAGTTCACGCCGGACCTTCTACCCAGCGACGTCGTCGGAACGATGGTCTTCCAACCCAAAGACGGCCATTTTTCCCCTCATCTGGGCCCGATCTTCGCCAACCTCGTCCTCGCCGACGAAATCAATCGCGCTCCTGCCAAAGTGCAGAGTGCGCTACTCGAAGCCATGCAGGAGCGTCAGGTCACGATAGGAGGGACGTCGCACAAGCTCCCCCACCCGTTCTTCGTCATGGCGACGCAGAACCCGGTCGAGCAGGAAGGCACCTACCCCCTTCCGGAGGCGCAACGCGACCGTTTCATGTTCAAGCTCCTCGTCGACTATCCTGCGGAGACCGACGAACTGGAGATGATGCGCCGATGGGGCCGAGTCACCACCCAACCCGAGTTGCGCTCGGTCTCCGACGCCGCCGAGCTGCTCGCGATTCGCGCCGAGGTCGACACGATCCACGTGTCCGACGCGGTCCAAGGCTACATCTTGGCTCTCGTCCGTGCCACCCGCACGATCGCGGCGAACGGGGCAACCAGCGACGGCAGCGCCCCGTCGTACTTGTCCTACGGAGCCTCGCCTCGCGCCTCGATCGCCCTCTACCAAGCCGGCAAGGCTCTCGCTTGGCTTCGCGGCAAAGACCACGTCACGCCCGGCATCATCCAAGAGGTGTTTCTCGACGTCATGCGCCACCGCATCGGCCTCACGTACGAAGCCGAGGCCGAAAGCATCACCGCCGATCGGTTGCTCGCCGAACTCCTCGAACGCATCGCCGTCCCCGCGGCCCGCGTCGCCGTCTGA
- the dxs gene encoding 1-deoxy-D-xylulose-5-phosphate synthase produces MPSNEAPLLPRIQSPADLKRLAPELRPRLCAEIRDALIRVTSTNGGHLGPNLGVVELSVALHLVFDTPADNFVFDVAHQGYVHKLLTGRNDERFEHIRKSDGYSGFLYRSESPHDCYGAGHAGTALSAALGMAVARDRLGGSEHVVAVLGDAAFTCGITMEALNNLASSTRRLIIVLNDNKWSIARNVGAMARYLNELITNPVYNRIHDDLESFLRRVPGGDSILRFGALAKEGAKNMVVPSVLFEEYGCRYLGPVDGHDVDLLVKNLEFAKHAESPVVLHVLTVKGKGYDVAIDQPERFHGTSPFDRGTGSAKPTKAGTPANYQDVFGSALVRFATEDRNIVGITAAMPSGTGLTPLAEALPKQFFDVGIAEEHAVLFAAGMATKGLHPVCAIYSTFVQRAFDCIVHDVCLQNLPVTFCLDRAGLSPNDGPTHHGLFDIAFLRCIPNTILMQPKDEDELVDMLHTALATPSPTFIRYPRGAGTGATIKARPAKLEIGRAQSLREGSDIVIWALGSMVQYALALADRLTREEGLSVGVINARFAKPLDEGLLQRSAVAAALVVTMEDHAVTGGFGSAVLEFLHSTGVKTPVERIGWPDRFVEHGSSVEILRASCGLSPNDIAQRVSTRFRGIRDSSVEVLT; encoded by the coding sequence GTGCCTTCGAACGAAGCTCCGCTTCTTCCACGCATCCAATCGCCGGCCGATCTCAAGCGCCTGGCACCCGAACTTCGGCCGCGTCTTTGCGCCGAGATTCGCGACGCGCTCATCCGCGTCACATCGACCAACGGCGGACACCTCGGGCCCAATCTCGGCGTCGTGGAACTCTCCGTGGCTCTCCACTTGGTCTTCGACACCCCTGCGGACAACTTCGTGTTCGACGTCGCCCACCAAGGCTACGTGCACAAGCTGTTGACGGGGCGCAACGACGAGCGTTTCGAGCACATTCGCAAGAGCGATGGATACAGCGGTTTCCTCTATCGCAGCGAGAGCCCGCACGACTGCTACGGAGCGGGCCACGCAGGCACGGCCCTTTCCGCCGCTCTCGGGATGGCAGTGGCGCGCGATAGACTCGGGGGATCCGAGCACGTTGTCGCCGTTCTGGGCGACGCCGCGTTCACGTGCGGTATCACGATGGAGGCGCTCAACAACCTCGCCTCCAGCACGCGGCGACTCATCATCGTCCTCAACGACAACAAGTGGTCGATCGCCCGCAACGTCGGTGCCATGGCGCGTTACCTCAACGAGCTGATCACCAACCCCGTCTACAACCGCATCCACGACGATCTCGAGTCGTTCCTCCGCCGCGTCCCGGGTGGAGATTCGATCCTCCGGTTCGGGGCTCTCGCCAAAGAAGGAGCCAAGAACATGGTGGTCCCGTCGGTCCTGTTCGAGGAATACGGGTGTCGCTATCTAGGGCCGGTCGACGGCCACGACGTCGATCTCTTGGTCAAGAATCTCGAGTTCGCGAAGCACGCCGAGAGTCCTGTCGTGCTCCACGTCCTCACCGTCAAAGGCAAGGGCTACGACGTCGCCATCGATCAACCCGAACGCTTTCACGGCACGAGCCCATTCGATCGGGGCACCGGATCGGCGAAACCAACCAAGGCCGGCACTCCCGCCAATTATCAAGACGTGTTCGGCTCGGCACTGGTGCGTTTCGCGACGGAAGACCGAAACATCGTCGGCATCACCGCCGCGATGCCTTCCGGGACGGGACTCACCCCTTTGGCCGAGGCGTTGCCCAAGCAGTTCTTCGACGTCGGCATCGCGGAGGAACACGCGGTGTTGTTCGCCGCGGGCATGGCGACGAAAGGACTTCATCCCGTGTGCGCGATCTACTCGACGTTCGTGCAGCGAGCGTTCGACTGCATCGTCCACGACGTATGCCTGCAGAACCTGCCCGTGACCTTTTGCCTCGATCGCGCAGGCCTCTCTCCGAACGACGGCCCCACCCACCACGGGCTCTTCGACATCGCCTTTCTCCGCTGCATCCCGAACACGATCCTGATGCAGCCCAAGGACGAGGATGAACTCGTCGACATGCTCCATACGGCACTCGCGACACCGTCGCCGACATTCATCCGCTACCCGCGGGGAGCCGGTACGGGTGCGACGATCAAGGCGCGCCCGGCGAAACTGGAGATCGGCCGCGCCCAATCTCTTCGCGAAGGCTCCGACATCGTGATTTGGGCTCTCGGCAGCATGGTGCAGTATGCTCTCGCGCTCGCCGACCGGTTGACACGCGAAGAGGGCCTTTCCGTCGGTGTGATAAACGCACGGTTCGCGAAGCCGCTCGACGAGGGACTTCTTCAACGCAGCGCCGTCGCGGCGGCTCTGGTGGTCACGATGGAAGATCACGCCGTCACGGGCGGCTTCGGCTCGGCAGTCCTCGAATTTCTTCACTCCACCGGAGTCAAGACCCCGGTCGAGCGGATCGGCTGGCCCGACCGGTTCGTCGAGCACGGGAGCTCGGTCGAGATCCTGCGCGCATCTTGCGGCCTGAGCCCGAACGATATCGCGCAACGAGTGAGCACTCGCTTCCGCGGCATCAGAGACTCGTCCGTCGAAGTGCTGACCTGA
- the rpmA gene encoding 50S ribosomal protein L27 yields MAHKKGQGTSKNGRDSHSKRLGVKKFGGEVVLGGNIIVRQRGTRFHPGANVGIGRDHTLFALADGVVKFDRAHRSVSVVATAN; encoded by the coding sequence ATGGCTCACAAGAAAGGTCAGGGAACGTCAAAGAACGGACGCGACAGCCACAGCAAACGCTTGGGTGTCAAAAAGTTCGGCGGTGAGGTCGTCTTGGGCGGCAACATCATCGTCCGCCAGCGCGGCACGCGTTTCCACCCCGGCGCGAACGTCGGCATTGGTCGCGACCACACGCTCTTCGCTCTCGCCGACGGCGTGGTGAAGTTCGATCGAGCACACCGCTCGGTCAGCGTCGTCGCCACGGCGAACTGA
- a CDS encoding acylphosphatase — protein MTHSHVSRSVVHYSGHVQGVGFRYSAMEVAREFDVSGIVCNLPDGRVYLEVEGAKSEVDDYLRQLANRMDGYIRTTDRIDEIGFRLHAGFSIR, from the coding sequence ATGACACATTCTCACGTTTCGCGTTCCGTGGTGCATTACAGCGGTCACGTCCAAGGAGTCGGATTCCGCTACAGCGCGATGGAGGTGGCTCGCGAATTCGACGTGTCTGGAATCGTGTGCAATCTGCCGGACGGAAGGGTGTACCTCGAGGTCGAAGGTGCGAAGTCCGAAGTCGACGACTACCTGCGGCAACTCGCGAACCGGATGGACGGATACATACGAACGACGGATCGGATCGACGAGATCGGCTTTCGCTTGCACGCGGGGTTCTCGATTCGATGA
- a CDS encoding ABC transporter ATP-binding protein, whose product MSLSRPQPAVRVTDLCKDYRIGLRGLRLRAVDGLSFTVPRGSIFGLLGPNGSGKSTTIKAILGLIRPSTGVCEVFGADPRRATNRVSIGYLPESPDFQRFLTGREFVSMHARFAGLGKADVSARTEQVVALVGMSDAADRRVGEYSKGMLQRIGLAQALVHDPELLVLDEPTAGVDPVGTADVITLVRNLRDAGKTILLSSHLLAQVEDVCDQVAIVHRGRLVFAGALDDLEQASERRAIVVDRLDSTVEKELAAWLATRGSQVVHVDRPRARLDKVFLSLVARGEGKADSHPTAP is encoded by the coding sequence ATGAGCTTGTCGCGTCCACAACCGGCCGTGCGCGTCACCGATCTGTGCAAGGACTACCGGATCGGCTTGCGGGGTTTGCGGTTGCGAGCCGTGGACGGTCTTTCCTTCACCGTGCCACGTGGGTCGATTTTTGGTCTGCTTGGTCCGAACGGATCGGGTAAGAGCACGACGATCAAGGCGATCCTCGGGTTGATTCGACCGTCGACCGGAGTTTGCGAAGTGTTCGGGGCGGACCCGCGCCGCGCCACGAACCGGGTTTCGATCGGATATTTGCCGGAGTCGCCGGATTTTCAGCGGTTTCTGACCGGGCGCGAGTTTGTTTCGATGCATGCGAGGTTCGCTGGTCTCGGCAAGGCCGACGTGTCGGCGAGGACGGAGCAAGTCGTCGCGCTGGTCGGGATGAGTGACGCGGCTGATCGGCGAGTAGGGGAGTATTCCAAGGGCATGCTGCAGCGTATCGGGTTGGCGCAGGCGCTCGTGCACGATCCCGAGTTGCTCGTGCTCGACGAGCCGACCGCCGGGGTGGATCCGGTCGGTACGGCCGACGTGATCACCCTTGTTCGCAACCTGCGCGACGCGGGGAAAACGATCCTGCTGTCGTCGCACTTGCTGGCGCAGGTGGAAGACGTATGCGACCAAGTCGCCATCGTACACCGCGGCCGGCTCGTCTTCGCGGGGGCGCTCGACGATTTGGAGCAAGCCAGCGAACGCCGAGCAATCGTGGTCGACCGCTTGGATTCCACCGTCGAGAAGGAGCTCGCCGCATGGTTGGCGACACGCGGATCACAAGTCGTGCACGTCGATCGCCCTCGAGCACGGCTCGACAAAGTGTTTCTGTCTCTCGTCGCTCGCGGCGAGGGGAAGGCCGACAGCCATCCGACCGCACCGTGA
- the cysC gene encoding adenylyl-sulfate kinase, whose protein sequence is MPSSSDNLFPTDRLLRSRAEREAVLGQRGLAVWLCGLSGSGKTTLANALDRRLAADGFKSMVLDGDNVRTGLNRGLGFSDDDRRENIRRVAEVSKLFVQAGLVVINAFITPREELRAMTRTVLGDDDLLEVYVQASFETCERRDPKGLYARAAGQGVASFTGRDSAFEVPERPDLVLHTESETPAESLARLYLATRARLDRAARDRDTSTSS, encoded by the coding sequence ATGCCGTCTTCGTCCGACAACCTTTTTCCGACCGATCGTCTGCTGCGTTCTCGCGCGGAACGTGAGGCGGTGCTGGGCCAGCGTGGGCTGGCGGTTTGGCTGTGCGGGCTGTCGGGTTCCGGGAAGACGACTCTTGCCAACGCGCTCGACCGTCGACTCGCGGCGGACGGTTTCAAATCGATGGTGCTCGACGGTGACAACGTGCGCACGGGGCTCAATCGCGGGCTCGGATTCTCCGACGACGACCGCCGCGAGAACATCCGGCGCGTCGCGGAGGTCTCGAAGCTCTTCGTCCAAGCGGGATTGGTCGTGATCAACGCCTTCATCACACCGCGCGAAGAACTGCGCGCGATGACGCGAACCGTTTTGGGCGACGACGATCTTCTCGAGGTTTACGTCCAAGCATCCTTCGAGACGTGCGAGCGACGCGATCCGAAGGGGCTCTATGCGCGCGCAGCCGGCCAGGGAGTCGCGTCCTTCACCGGGCGCGACTCGGCTTTCGAAGTTCCCGAACGACCGGACCTCGTGCTCCACACCGAAAGCGAGACGCCTGCCGAGTCGTTGGCGCGTCTGTACCTGGCAACGCGCGCGCGCCTCGATCGTGCGGCTCGGGATCGCGACACCTCGACTTCTTCATGA
- the cysD gene encoding sulfate adenylyltransferase subunit CysD, translated as MSNYHLSHLDQLEAESIFVMREVAAQFEKATLMFSGGKDSIVLVRLAQKAFHPARIPFTLLHVDTGHNFPETIEFRDRLVAQVGARLVVRLVQDSIDQGRAVEEKGPNASRNALQTITLLDALAEFQFDAAIGGARRDEEKARAKERFFSHRDEFGQWDPKNQRPELWNLFNGRKAQGEHFRVFPLSNWTEMDVWQYIQREKLEIPSIYFAHERDILVRNGQLLAASDIIPLQPGEAIERRVVRFRTVGDLTCTGAVESTASTLDEIIAEVAAARKTERGTRADDKRSETAMEDRKKAGYF; from the coding sequence ATGAGCAACTACCACCTCAGTCACCTCGACCAACTGGAAGCGGAGTCGATCTTCGTCATGCGCGAAGTGGCGGCCCAATTCGAGAAGGCGACGTTGATGTTCTCGGGCGGCAAGGACTCGATCGTCCTCGTGCGTCTGGCCCAAAAGGCGTTTCATCCGGCGCGTATCCCGTTCACGCTTCTGCACGTCGACACGGGCCACAACTTTCCGGAGACGATCGAGTTCCGCGACCGCCTCGTCGCCCAAGTCGGCGCAAGACTCGTGGTGCGCCTCGTGCAGGACTCGATCGATCAAGGACGCGCGGTCGAGGAGAAGGGACCGAACGCCAGCCGCAACGCTTTGCAGACGATCACGCTGCTCGACGCGCTGGCGGAGTTTCAGTTCGACGCGGCGATCGGCGGTGCCCGGCGCGACGAAGAGAAGGCCCGCGCCAAAGAGCGCTTCTTCTCGCACCGCGACGAATTCGGACAATGGGATCCGAAGAACCAGCGCCCGGAGCTTTGGAACTTGTTCAACGGCCGGAAGGCGCAAGGGGAGCACTTCCGCGTCTTCCCGTTGAGCAACTGGACCGAGATGGACGTCTGGCAATACATCCAGCGCGAGAAGCTCGAGATCCCTTCGATCTACTTCGCGCACGAGCGCGACATCCTCGTCCGCAACGGTCAGCTCCTCGCCGCGTCCGACATCATACCGCTCCAGCCGGGCGAAGCGATCGAACGCCGTGTCGTGCGCTTTCGCACGGTGGGCGACTTGACCTGCACCGGCGCAGTCGAATCCACCGCTTCGACGCTCGACGAAATCATCGCCGAAGTCGCCGCCGCGCGCAAGACCGAGCGCGGTACGCGGGCCGACGACAAGCGCTCCGAGACCGCGATGGAAGACAGGAAAAAAGCGGGCTATTTCTGA
- a CDS encoding GTP-binding protein yields MDLLRFTTAGSVDDGKSTLIGRLLFDSKAIFEDQLEAVERVSEQRNSGYVDLALLTDGLRAEREQGITIDVAYRYFATPRRKFIIADTPGHIQYTRNMVTGASTANLAIILVDARKGVIEQTRRHAFIASLLRIQHLVVCVNKMDLVEYSEAVYEKIVADFTEFASRLEVADVKFIPISALLGDNVVDESDKMPWYRGSPLLYTLETVYIGSDSNHVDARFPVQSVIRPHLAEYHDFRGFAGRVAGGVFKPGDEVVALPSGFTSRIKAIHTFDGTVAEAFAPMSVAITLEDEIDVSRGDMLAKPNNMPESSQDLEVMVCWFSDKKLQPNGRYVLRHTTREAKCLVKTVRYKVDINTLHKLEGDVTVGMNDIARIQIRTTAPVFHDPYRRNRSTGSVILVDEFTNNTVAAGMIL; encoded by the coding sequence ATGGACCTTCTCCGATTCACCACCGCCGGCAGTGTAGACGACGGCAAGAGCACGCTCATCGGGCGTCTGCTCTTCGATTCCAAGGCGATCTTCGAGGATCAGCTCGAGGCCGTCGAACGCGTCAGCGAACAGCGCAACTCCGGCTACGTCGACCTCGCGTTGCTCACCGACGGCCTTCGCGCCGAGCGCGAGCAGGGTATTACCATCGACGTGGCTTACCGCTACTTCGCGACCCCGCGGCGCAAGTTCATCATCGCCGACACTCCCGGTCACATTCAGTACACGCGAAACATGGTGACGGGTGCCTCCACGGCCAACCTCGCCATCATCCTCGTCGACGCGCGCAAAGGCGTGATCGAGCAAACGCGTCGTCACGCCTTCATCGCCTCGCTGCTGCGTATCCAACATCTGGTGGTGTGCGTGAACAAGATGGACCTCGTCGAGTATTCCGAGGCCGTCTACGAGAAGATCGTCGCCGACTTCACCGAGTTCGCGTCGCGACTCGAGGTGGCCGACGTGAAGTTCATCCCGATCAGCGCTCTGCTCGGGGACAACGTCGTGGACGAGTCCGACAAGATGCCGTGGTACCGGGGTTCGCCGCTGCTCTACACGCTCGAGACCGTCTACATCGGCAGCGACTCCAATCACGTCGACGCGCGCTTTCCCGTCCAATCCGTCATCCGTCCGCATCTGGCCGAGTACCACGACTTCCGCGGCTTCGCGGGGCGTGTGGCAGGCGGCGTGTTCAAGCCGGGAGACGAAGTCGTGGCGTTGCCGTCCGGTTTCACGTCGCGGATCAAAGCGATTCACACCTTCGACGGGACGGTCGCCGAAGCGTTCGCGCCGATGTCCGTGGCGATCACGCTCGAGGACGAGATCGACGTCAGTCGCGGCGACATGTTGGCGAAACCCAACAACATGCCCGAGTCCTCCCAGGACCTCGAAGTGATGGTGTGTTGGTTCTCGGACAAGAAGCTCCAGCCCAACGGTCGCTACGTGCTGAGACACACCACGCGCGAAGCGAAGTGTCTGGTGAAGACCGTACGCTACAAGGTCGACATCAATACGCTTCACAAGCTCGAGGGCGACGTGACGGTGGGCATGAACGACATCGCGCGTATCCAGATTCGGACTACGGCTCCCGTCTTTCACGATCCCTACCGGCGCAACCGGAGTACGGGAAGCGTGATCCTCGTCGACGAGTTCACGAACAACACCGTCGCCGCGGGAATGATCCTCTGA
- a CDS encoding class I SAM-dependent methyltransferase yields MDDHGFDETQAASARQFDRRFGSYGASHILSDTRDVSTALAGVDVPTDGLALDVATGGGHTALALARAGWRVCLGDVSMRMLESARELLRKEGHAVDARLFPAEAMPHPDATFDLVTVRVAPHHFSSPPTFLREAARVLKPGGRFLLIDGSVPDDEPEVDHWLNRVEKWRDPSHVRVLSPRTWRAMIEEAGMRILSLDTFERRQPDLDWYFEAAGTTEDHRRKVLDAIRSASPRVRQVMQLRTEDGKVSWSWLMLSVLATKTGES; encoded by the coding sequence ATGGACGATCACGGTTTCGACGAGACGCAGGCGGCTTCGGCACGGCAATTCGACCGCCGCTTCGGCTCGTACGGAGCTTCGCACATCCTTTCCGATACTCGAGACGTGAGCACTGCCCTGGCGGGTGTGGACGTGCCCACCGATGGCCTTGCGCTCGACGTCGCGACTGGGGGCGGACACACCGCTCTCGCCCTCGCTCGGGCGGGGTGGCGGGTGTGTCTCGGCGATGTATCCATGCGCATGTTGGAGAGCGCGCGCGAGTTGCTGCGAAAGGAGGGCCACGCCGTCGACGCGCGTCTTTTCCCCGCTGAGGCGATGCCGCACCCGGACGCCACTTTTGATTTGGTCACGGTGCGGGTGGCACCGCACCACTTCAGTTCGCCGCCCACCTTTCTCCGCGAGGCGGCGCGTGTATTGAAGCCCGGCGGTCGCTTTCTCCTCATCGACGGGTCGGTCCCGGACGACGAGCCCGAGGTCGATCACTGGCTCAACCGGGTGGAGAAGTGGCGTGATCCGAGCCACGTCCGCGTCCTCTCGCCGCGCACGTGGCGGGCGATGATCGAGGAGGCCGGCATGCGCATCCTGTCTTTGGATACGTTCGAGCGCCGACAGCCGGACCTCGACTGGTACTTCGAGGCGGCGGGCACTACGGAGGATCACCGACGGAAGGTGTTGGATGCGATCCGCTCGGCTTCGCCACGGGTCCGACAGGTCATGCAGTTGCGAACGGAAGACGGAAAGGTGTCGTGGAGTTGGTTGATGCTGAGCGTGCTTGCCACGAAGACCGGGGAGTCGTGA